CTGGTGGCCGCGGGCTGGCTCAAGCGCGAGGAGGGCCGGCCCCAGGGCGCTCGGACGCTCTTCGGCCGGGCGCTCGAGCACCTGGAGCCCCTGCCTGCCTCCTTCGAGGGTGTCGACGTGGGAGCGCTGGTTCCTCAGGTACGCCACTGGCACCAAGGAGGCGCCAGCGGGCCCCCCCAGGTGTCCTTTCGCCCCACAGAGGAGCAGTGAGC
The window above is part of the Hyalangium gracile genome. Proteins encoded here:
- a CDS encoding DUF309 domain-containing protein — translated: MNSGFNECLAEGLALFNAGSWFRAHEVWEDAWRHQFGDRRHLLQGLILVAAGWLKREEGRPQGARTLFGRALEHLEPLPASFEGVDVGALVPQVRHWHQGGASGPPQVSFRPTEEQ